The proteins below are encoded in one region of Tessaracoccus aquimaris:
- a CDS encoding DUF4192 family protein — MTTPLIRGTSRADLLALPAIMLGFHPHDSCVVLALDGARVKFCARADLDWFSTAFERIADQILTSAENVGAGEFVVLGYGDPDLASIAVSELVDVIGPHNVIEALLTDGRSYWSLTSPGEPVRYRFDTSSVAAQAVYEGLVVCDDRDEALVPVRASAPPAEHVVLSAERSVARLSSARGLRRLQALAEGGPLSDPDALQLAVLLADEDRFSAVLTQLTMSSADAYWERLVEARSVCPERHEPNLLALLALASWLSGRGAAHASCLEQLARRSPDHPVLGLLFRLHRDGVPPRLWDG; from the coding sequence ATGACGACACCACTGATCCGCGGCACCAGCCGCGCCGACCTGCTCGCGCTGCCCGCCATCATGCTCGGCTTCCACCCGCACGACTCGTGCGTCGTCCTTGCCCTGGACGGCGCACGCGTCAAGTTCTGCGCCCGCGCCGACCTGGACTGGTTCTCCACGGCCTTCGAACGGATCGCCGACCAGATCCTCACCTCCGCCGAGAACGTGGGCGCGGGCGAGTTCGTGGTGCTCGGTTACGGCGACCCGGATCTCGCCTCGATCGCGGTGTCCGAACTGGTCGACGTGATCGGGCCGCACAACGTCATCGAGGCGCTGCTCACGGACGGCAGGAGTTACTGGAGCCTGACCTCGCCGGGTGAGCCGGTCCGCTACCGCTTCGACACCAGTTCAGTCGCGGCCCAAGCCGTCTACGAGGGCCTCGTCGTGTGCGACGACCGCGACGAGGCCCTCGTCCCCGTCCGGGCCTCTGCACCTCCGGCTGAGCATGTGGTGCTGTCGGCGGAGCGCTCGGTGGCGCGGCTGTCGAGCGCGCGGGGGCTGCGGAGGCTCCAGGCGCTTGCCGAGGGAGGCCCGCTTTCTGACCCCGACGCGCTGCAACTCGCCGTGCTGCTGGCCGATGAGGACCGGTTCTCGGCGGTGCTGACGCAACTGACCATGAGCTCCGCCGACGCCTACTGGGAGCGACTCGTGGAGGCCCGCTCGGTCTGCCCGGAGCGCCACGAGCCGAACCTGCTCGCGCTCCTGGCGCTCGCCTCCTGGCTCTCCGGCAGGGGAGCGGCGCATGCGTCGTGTCTCGAACAGTTGGCGCGCAGGTCGCCCGACCATCCAGTCCTCGGGCTGCTGTTCCGGCTGCACCGCGACGGGGTCCCTCCCAGGCTGTGGGACGGATGA
- a CDS encoding carbohydrate kinase family protein: MRFVVCGEALIDLMPEESISPEESRWIARSGGGPLNTAAALAKLGEDSHFLGRLSTDAFGRQLRSHLEAAGVNTDLSVTTDEPTSVAVVSLDDEGKASYNFHFDGTSNFNWQAAEFPQLEEGDWLHFGSIGSVIGPGAKHVLDFVSRTDAATSFDINVRPSTLPDRANYFALVSDLMAAVGRGGGIVKASDEDIAWLVDDEENPLGYAQAWAEEYGLAMFIVTLGGDGVAAVRPDGRIAQVPGHKVEVVDTVGAGDTFMAGFLSAYAEDPSDLEAALNRGVAAAAIVVTRQGAKPPTRAEVDAFLG; this comes from the coding sequence ATGCGTTTTGTGGTGTGCGGCGAGGCCCTGATCGACCTGATGCCGGAAGAGAGCATCTCCCCCGAGGAGAGCCGTTGGATCGCCCGATCCGGAGGTGGCCCGCTGAACACGGCGGCCGCCCTTGCCAAGCTGGGAGAGGACTCCCACTTCCTCGGCAGGCTCAGCACCGATGCGTTCGGGCGTCAGCTCCGCAGCCATCTCGAGGCGGCCGGCGTCAACACCGACCTCTCGGTGACCACGGACGAGCCCACCTCGGTCGCCGTGGTGTCGCTCGACGACGAGGGCAAGGCCAGCTACAACTTCCACTTCGACGGCACCTCGAACTTCAACTGGCAGGCCGCCGAGTTCCCGCAACTCGAGGAGGGCGACTGGCTGCACTTCGGCTCGATCGGCTCCGTGATCGGTCCCGGCGCCAAGCACGTTCTCGACTTCGTCTCACGCACCGACGCCGCCACGAGCTTTGACATCAACGTGCGCCCGTCGACGCTTCCCGACAGGGCGAACTACTTCGCGCTCGTCTCCGACCTGATGGCCGCGGTCGGCCGCGGCGGGGGCATCGTCAAGGCCAGCGACGAGGACATCGCGTGGCTCGTCGACGACGAGGAGAACCCGCTCGGCTACGCGCAGGCGTGGGCCGAGGAGTACGGGCTCGCGATGTTCATCGTCACCCTCGGCGGCGACGGCGTCGCGGCGGTGCGCCCCGACGGCCGCATCGCGCAGGTCCCGGGACACAAGGTCGAGGTCGTCGACACCGTCGGCGCCGGAGACACGTTCATGGCTGGTTTCCTGTCCGCCTACGCCGAGGATCCCTCGGATCTCGAGGCGGCCCTGAACAGGGGCGTGGCGGCCGCCGCGATCGTCGTGACCCGGCAGGGCGCGAAGCCCCCGACGCGCGCCGAGGTCGACGCCTTCCTCGGGTGA
- the leuS gene encoding leucine--tRNA ligase codes for MSQEPGQYDKVQAQEKWQAFWEKDETFRPLDDGSRERRYVLDMFPYPSGDLHMGHAEAYAMGDVLARYWRLKGYDVMHPIGWDSFGLPAENAAIRADSHPSDWTYANIETQVRSFKRYGLSLDWSRRLHTSDEDYYRWTQWLFLRFFERGLAYRKDSYVNWCPQDQTVLANEQVVNGHCERCGAEVTKRKLNQWYFKITDYAQQLLDDMSQLEGGWPEHVLAMQRNWIGRSEGAHVDFTVQGREEPITVFTTRPDTLFGATFMVVAPDSDLAQELVSDEQREAFDAYLTEVKKTTEIERQSTEHVKTGVWLGRSATNPVNGEQIPIWAADYVLADYGTGAIMAVPAHDQRDLDFARAYDLPVRMVIDVDGTDPAETGVATSGDGAYVNSGLLDGLSDKASGVAKITGQLESEGRGTGTVQFRLRDWLLSRQRYWGCPIPIVHCDVDGEVPVPDDQLPVRLPMLRGQELAPKGTSPLASATDWVQTTCPKCGGPARRDTDTMDTFVDSSWYFFRYCSPGFEGGPFDSAAVARWMPVDQYVGGVEHAILHLLYMRFFTKVLRDLGMVDFDEPMLRLLNQGQVINQGKAMSKSLGNGVDLGKQIDEFGVDAVRLTMIFAGPPEDDIDWADMSPASSLKFLQRAYRLASDVASPVGIDFASGDKDLRKATHKAITEVSTLLDSGRFNVAVARTMELVNAARKTIDGAAGAADPAVREAVMFVAQSLSLVAPYVAEEMWAAIGLPPSIANSQWPVADASLTVDDTATMVVQIQGKIRAKLEVAADITEEAALELALADDGVQRSLDGREVIKVIARLPKMLSLVPGK; via the coding sequence GTGAGCCAAGAGCCGGGTCAGTACGACAAGGTCCAGGCGCAGGAGAAGTGGCAGGCCTTCTGGGAGAAGGACGAGACCTTCCGGCCGCTTGACGACGGCAGCCGCGAGCGTCGCTACGTCCTCGACATGTTCCCGTACCCGTCCGGCGACCTTCACATGGGCCACGCCGAGGCTTACGCGATGGGCGACGTGCTCGCCCGCTACTGGCGCCTCAAGGGCTACGACGTGATGCACCCGATCGGCTGGGACTCCTTCGGCCTGCCCGCCGAGAACGCCGCGATCCGCGCAGACAGCCACCCGTCCGACTGGACCTACGCCAACATCGAGACCCAGGTGCGCTCCTTCAAGCGCTACGGCCTGAGCCTCGACTGGTCGCGCCGCCTGCACACGTCCGACGAGGACTACTACCGCTGGACGCAGTGGCTGTTCCTGCGGTTCTTTGAGCGTGGCCTTGCCTACCGCAAGGACTCCTACGTCAACTGGTGCCCGCAGGACCAGACGGTGCTGGCCAACGAGCAGGTCGTCAACGGGCACTGCGAGCGCTGCGGCGCCGAGGTGACCAAGCGCAAGCTCAACCAGTGGTACTTCAAGATCACCGACTACGCCCAGCAGTTGCTCGACGACATGTCGCAACTGGAGGGCGGCTGGCCAGAGCACGTGCTCGCGATGCAGCGCAACTGGATCGGCCGCTCCGAGGGCGCGCACGTCGACTTCACCGTCCAGGGTCGCGAAGAGCCCATCACGGTCTTCACGACCCGCCCCGACACGCTGTTCGGCGCGACCTTCATGGTGGTCGCCCCCGACTCCGACCTGGCCCAGGAACTGGTCAGCGACGAGCAGCGTGAGGCCTTCGACGCCTACCTGACCGAGGTTAAGAAGACCACCGAGATCGAGCGCCAGTCGACCGAACACGTCAAGACGGGCGTGTGGCTCGGCCGCTCCGCCACGAACCCCGTCAACGGCGAACAGATCCCGATCTGGGCCGCCGACTACGTGCTGGCCGACTACGGCACCGGCGCCATCATGGCGGTGCCTGCGCACGACCAGCGCGACCTGGATTTCGCCCGCGCCTACGACCTTCCCGTCCGGATGGTCATCGACGTCGACGGCACCGACCCCGCGGAGACCGGCGTCGCGACCAGCGGCGACGGCGCCTACGTCAACTCGGGCCTGCTCGACGGGCTCAGCGACAAGGCCTCCGGCGTCGCCAAGATCACCGGCCAGTTGGAGTCCGAGGGCCGCGGCACCGGAACGGTGCAGTTCAGGCTGCGCGACTGGCTGCTGTCGCGCCAGCGCTACTGGGGCTGCCCGATCCCGATCGTGCACTGCGACGTCGACGGCGAGGTCCCGGTTCCCGACGACCAGTTGCCGGTGCGACTGCCGATGCTGCGCGGCCAGGAGTTGGCGCCCAAGGGCACCTCGCCGCTGGCTTCGGCGACCGACTGGGTGCAGACCACCTGCCCCAAGTGCGGCGGGCCCGCGCGCCGAGACACCGACACGATGGACACCTTCGTCGACTCGTCGTGGTACTTCTTCCGCTACTGCTCGCCCGGCTTCGAGGGCGGCCCGTTCGACTCCGCGGCCGTGGCCCGCTGGATGCCCGTCGACCAGTACGTCGGCGGCGTCGAGCACGCGATCCTGCACCTGCTGTACATGCGCTTCTTCACGAAGGTGCTGCGCGACCTCGGCATGGTCGACTTCGACGAGCCGATGCTGCGGCTTCTCAACCAGGGCCAGGTCATCAACCAGGGCAAGGCCATGAGTAAGTCGCTCGGCAACGGCGTCGACCTCGGCAAGCAGATCGACGAGTTCGGCGTCGATGCCGTCCGGCTCACGATGATCTTCGCCGGACCGCCGGAGGATGACATCGACTGGGCGGACATGTCGCCCGCGTCGAGCCTGAAGTTCCTGCAGCGCGCCTACCGGCTGGCCTCCGACGTGGCCTCCCCGGTCGGGATCGACTTCGCTTCCGGCGATAAGGACCTGCGCAAGGCCACGCACAAGGCGATCACCGAGGTGTCGACGCTGCTCGACTCCGGCCGCTTCAACGTGGCGGTCGCCCGCACCATGGAACTTGTCAACGCCGCGCGCAAGACCATCGACGGCGCTGCAGGCGCCGCCGACCCGGCCGTGCGCGAGGCCGTCATGTTTGTGGCGCAGTCGCTCAGCCTGGTCGCCCCGTACGTGGCCGAAGAGATGTGGGCGGCCATCGGCCTGCCCCCGTCGATCGCCAACAGCCAGTGGCCGGTCGCCGACGCGTCCCTGACGGTCGACGACACGGCGACCATGGTCGTCCAGATCCAGGGCAAGATCCGCGCAAAGCTGGAGGTGGCCGCCGACATCACGGAGGAGGCCGCGCTCGAGTTGGCGCTCGCCGACGACGGCGTGCAGCGCTCGCTCGACGGCCGGGAGGTCATCAAGGTGATCGCCCGGCTGCCCAAGATGCTGAGCCTCGTGCCCGGCAAGTAG
- a CDS encoding ISL3 family transposase: MFNATFTAPDLTTFCRLDELGLEVTGQHVTARRAVLECRVTDADDWCHNCGGRGLVRDTVIRGLAHEPFGWRPTVLRVRLRRYRCVECGHVWRQSMDRAAEPRARLSRRGVRWALEAIVCQHLTVARVAEGLAVAWDTANDAIIAEGRRVLIDDPSRFDQVTVLGVDEHCWRHTRAGDKFVTVIIDLTPVAAGTGPARLLDMVEGRSKQVFKRWLAARPAAWRAGVEVVAMDGFTGFKTAAAEELPDAAAVMDPFHVVRLAGEAVDKCRQRVQQATMGHRGRRGDPLYQARRTLLTGADLLTDKQVTRLEDLFGDQNHVEVEATWGIYQRLVQAYRCKDRTLGRHLMASVIDAIATGVPAELTELVRLGHTLKRRAIDVLNFFDRPGTSNGPTEALNGRLEHLRGSALGFRNLTHYIARCLLEAGGFRPRLHPQIG; the protein is encoded by the coding sequence GTGTTCAACGCTACCTTCACCGCGCCTGATCTGACGACCTTCTGCCGCCTCGACGAGCTCGGGTTGGAGGTGACTGGCCAACACGTGACCGCGCGCCGGGCGGTGCTGGAGTGCCGCGTCACGGATGCTGATGACTGGTGCCACAACTGTGGCGGGCGCGGTTTGGTGCGTGACACGGTAATCCGAGGCCTGGCTCACGAGCCCTTCGGTTGGAGACCCACTGTGCTGCGGGTGCGGCTGCGCAGGTACCGGTGTGTCGAATGCGGTCATGTGTGGCGCCAGAGCATGGACCGGGCCGCTGAACCGAGGGCTCGGCTGTCGCGGCGTGGGGTGCGGTGGGCGCTCGAAGCTATCGTGTGTCAGCACCTCACCGTGGCGAGGGTCGCCGAAGGGCTGGCGGTGGCGTGGGACACCGCCAACGATGCGATCATCGCCGAGGGTCGTCGGGTGTTGATCGATGATCCGTCCCGGTTCGACCAGGTCACCGTGCTCGGGGTCGATGAGCATTGCTGGCGTCACACCCGTGCCGGGGACAAGTTCGTCACCGTGATCATCGACCTGACCCCGGTAGCGGCTGGGACTGGCCCGGCACGGCTGCTCGACATGGTCGAGGGCCGCTCGAAACAGGTGTTCAAACGCTGGCTCGCTGCCCGTCCAGCCGCCTGGCGGGCCGGCGTGGAAGTCGTGGCGATGGACGGGTTCACCGGCTTCAAAACCGCCGCCGCCGAGGAACTCCCCGACGCAGCTGCGGTGATGGACCCGTTCCACGTCGTGCGCCTGGCCGGGGAGGCTGTCGACAAATGCCGCCAACGCGTCCAACAAGCCACCATGGGGCATCGAGGCCGCCGCGGGGACCCGCTCTATCAAGCCCGCCGCACCCTACTCACCGGCGCCGATCTACTCACCGACAAACAAGTCACACGGCTCGAAGACCTGTTCGGCGACCAGAACCACGTCGAGGTCGAAGCCACGTGGGGCATCTACCAGCGCCTCGTCCAGGCCTACCGCTGCAAAGACCGCACACTCGGCCGCCACCTCATGGCCAGCGTGATCGATGCGATCGCCACCGGCGTCCCCGCTGAGCTGACTGAACTGGTCCGCCTGGGTCACACCCTGAAACGCCGCGCGATCGATGTGTTGAACTTCTTCGACCGGCCCGGCACCAGCAATGGTCCCACAGAAGCCCTCAACGGCCGCCTCGAACACCTCCGCGGCTCCGCTCTCGGGTTCCGCAACCTGACCCACTACATCGCCCGCTGCCTCCTCGAAGCCGGCGGATTCAGACCCCGCCTACACCCTCAAATCGGATGA
- a CDS encoding acyltransferase, which translates to MSETTTSAASSPSTLGDEQTNEPVVSDSASPDHVASESLEALQAVDGARSKVPEGVAARDFELRTLGSTFDKGEHRLYVDLLERAVTGPKNLNIALTGRYGTGKSSVLDQFVVNHQDDTVRISINTLGPDPSQDRTNRIQKELVKQLVYLPKRGTIRTSRFARPPLPQLWKDVVLVVIAALLVTGTLWLFGVRPTLWSDGTSWLTGHLWGLLAMFVLSIIAAALARWMIGDRAIVEVSAAGAAVALGKKSDSYFDEYLDEIVTFFEVKSPRYVVFEDLDRFEDPQIFDSLRELNTLINTRPRSLITRARIKLIRRRLKSRTKGERLTLKALMAPEPIRFIYAIKDSLFEKLGTTPKRLPAGTEQADTAERASDGKPSLENDAATPKQGGDNTAGSRDTSHTTNSGAEDLARVEVERANRTKFFEIVIPMVPFITHVNARDHLVSALEEHGLPRDTVSRGLLDLLGSHTTDMRLLLNICNEFVVFAYRLLWTPTPAPGMTEDHLFALVAYKNFHLTDFERIPQQTSTLDVLVMKHRESVDTMVKDLLSQRQNLDADNSLSRKQASLARSWGDRLHAFLKADARQSTYVLAAVVNGVHYNADEFRGVSMWRAAADPDGAGVSVGRAGFTKEQLEAIFPHSTDPQTWRDIHVEELEAERRQIDRKVEVIRAADFKDLIDLTSSESPSHGFDQIIEEVLQSDLARQLVRRGYITKLFAVYAAKFYHGFSGADVADYYNRHVIPGTMDLNHVFTTQNAITHLLEQVPEHFTSTPSVLHVDIVTHLVREDVHETETPDRVSGASEVAAYIASNPSEDAKQFLYRFFLSDSTPRSDFVGLLAEVPWAGLFDYLATSDEATMRNPAAEVAAQQILGLDTRRWLLSHALLVAHAPKRYALNDETRAFLKESYPGIEAFTQDQGDATDVVFSFARDAGIVAFDLGVLSVPMRELFVDAQMYELTVSNLNLALGTGDDPTLDNVETSAAVRSYVHEHISEYLDVMAREAPGSWVLESSDLLAALLEEHLTDWMPEQFARLLERVSSEAALPDITSVDMQTWPWLLSARAVTPTPANVATYCAKRGADDALAAFLVDGESTIAWATPDDPKDGLTADETTDLAISILNAQLTTSHMVQLVSTLRPHTPLPVERMEGGEDDLYSMLLTAGLIEDTAQSFAHFLATGWASVSEAVRAHPGVAKFISPTLVSAHLVDMLADENLPRNVGESVVAGMAEYAQSNEAIRAVGRYAFTNKIPVPSDQLGRLAAALDFTDHALYQFDLNDSLPPDELVSLLISVGEPFSNLGTPDTEFAMPAGQWARKLMIASGRLDVYVWSAELDKSSSRFCL; encoded by the coding sequence GTGTCAGAGACCACCACCAGCGCCGCCTCGTCACCTTCTACTCTCGGCGACGAGCAGACCAACGAGCCAGTTGTCAGTGATTCTGCGTCGCCAGATCACGTTGCATCTGAGTCGCTTGAGGCTCTACAAGCAGTCGACGGTGCCAGGTCGAAAGTCCCAGAAGGAGTCGCGGCAAGGGATTTCGAGCTCAGGACGTTGGGATCAACCTTCGACAAGGGTGAGCATCGCCTCTACGTCGACCTGCTTGAGCGGGCTGTCACTGGACCCAAGAACCTGAACATCGCCCTCACAGGCCGCTACGGCACCGGCAAGTCCAGCGTGCTGGACCAGTTCGTCGTTAACCACCAGGACGACACAGTCCGGATCAGCATCAACACGCTCGGACCCGATCCGTCACAGGACCGGACGAACCGCATCCAGAAGGAGTTGGTCAAGCAACTGGTCTACCTGCCCAAACGGGGCACAATCCGAACATCACGCTTTGCCCGCCCGCCACTGCCCCAGCTGTGGAAGGACGTCGTACTGGTTGTCATTGCCGCGCTGCTAGTGACCGGCACCCTGTGGTTGTTCGGTGTTCGACCGACCCTATGGTCTGATGGCACGTCCTGGCTCACTGGCCATCTCTGGGGACTGCTAGCCATGTTCGTCCTGTCGATCATCGCCGCCGCGTTGGCTCGATGGATGATTGGGGATCGGGCAATCGTCGAAGTTAGTGCCGCAGGGGCCGCTGTTGCTCTGGGCAAAAAGTCCGACAGCTACTTCGACGAGTACTTGGACGAGATCGTCACCTTCTTCGAAGTGAAGAGCCCAAGGTACGTTGTGTTCGAGGACCTCGACCGGTTCGAGGATCCACAGATTTTTGACTCCCTGCGTGAGTTGAACACCCTGATCAACACCCGCCCCAGATCATTGATCACCCGTGCCCGCATCAAGCTTATTCGCCGACGACTGAAGAGCCGTACTAAAGGCGAAAGGCTCACGCTCAAGGCACTCATGGCTCCTGAGCCGATCCGTTTCATCTACGCGATCAAGGACAGCCTGTTCGAGAAGCTTGGAACGACACCGAAGCGTCTACCCGCCGGCACGGAGCAGGCTGACACGGCAGAACGCGCAAGCGATGGCAAGCCATCTCTCGAAAACGACGCTGCAACTCCAAAGCAAGGCGGCGACAACACCGCAGGCAGCCGGGACACGTCCCACACGACCAACAGTGGCGCTGAAGACCTTGCACGCGTCGAAGTGGAGCGCGCCAACCGGACCAAGTTCTTCGAGATCGTGATTCCGATGGTCCCATTCATCACTCACGTCAACGCCCGCGACCATCTCGTGTCGGCGCTGGAAGAACACGGTCTGCCAAGAGACACCGTGAGCCGCGGCCTACTCGACCTTCTTGGTAGTCACACCACCGACATGAGGCTGCTGCTCAACATCTGCAACGAGTTCGTCGTCTTCGCCTACAGGCTCCTCTGGACGCCCACCCCAGCGCCCGGCATGACGGAAGATCACCTGTTCGCACTTGTCGCGTACAAGAACTTCCATCTCACCGATTTCGAGCGCATCCCACAGCAGACCAGCACCCTCGACGTGCTGGTCATGAAGCACCGCGAATCAGTCGACACGATGGTCAAGGACCTCCTCAGTCAACGGCAAAATCTGGATGCGGACAATTCTCTCAGCCGCAAACAGGCCTCTCTGGCCAGAAGTTGGGGGGACCGTCTCCATGCATTCCTGAAGGCGGACGCGCGGCAGTCCACCTACGTACTAGCAGCGGTCGTCAACGGAGTTCATTACAATGCCGATGAGTTCCGGGGGGTTTCTATGTGGCGAGCTGCTGCCGACCCGGACGGGGCGGGAGTCAGTGTCGGGCGCGCAGGATTCACGAAGGAACAGCTCGAGGCGATCTTTCCTCACAGCACCGATCCTCAGACCTGGCGCGATATCCATGTGGAGGAACTCGAGGCTGAACGTCGCCAGATCGATCGAAAAGTAGAAGTGATCCGCGCGGCTGATTTCAAAGACTTGATCGACCTAACATCAAGCGAGTCTCCGTCGCACGGTTTCGACCAGATCATCGAAGAGGTCCTTCAGTCTGACCTCGCCCGCCAACTGGTGCGCCGCGGGTACATCACCAAGTTGTTCGCGGTATATGCGGCGAAGTTCTACCATGGTTTCTCGGGGGCCGACGTTGCCGACTACTACAACCGCCATGTGATACCGGGGACGATGGACCTAAACCACGTGTTCACCACACAGAACGCCATCACGCACCTTCTTGAACAGGTGCCTGAGCACTTCACGAGCACACCGAGCGTGCTCCACGTGGACATCGTCACTCACCTAGTCCGGGAGGACGTCCATGAGACTGAGACCCCGGATCGCGTGTCGGGTGCTTCCGAGGTCGCGGCCTACATCGCGTCAAACCCGAGCGAGGACGCCAAGCAGTTCCTCTACAGGTTCTTCCTGAGCGACTCAACGCCCAGAAGCGACTTCGTCGGCCTCCTAGCTGAAGTGCCCTGGGCCGGACTGTTCGATTACCTCGCCACGTCCGACGAAGCCACGATGCGGAACCCGGCCGCTGAGGTTGCTGCCCAACAGATCCTGGGCCTCGACACGAGGCGGTGGTTGCTCAGCCACGCCCTCCTCGTTGCGCACGCTCCGAAGCGTTACGCACTCAATGACGAGACCCGCGCGTTCCTCAAGGAGTCGTATCCCGGCATCGAGGCATTCACTCAAGATCAAGGGGATGCCACGGATGTGGTGTTCTCCTTCGCCCGGGACGCCGGGATTGTCGCGTTCGACCTGGGCGTCCTGAGTGTGCCCATGAGAGAACTCTTCGTCGACGCACAGATGTACGAACTGACAGTCAGCAACCTCAACCTGGCACTCGGCACCGGGGACGACCCGACCCTGGACAACGTCGAGACCTCGGCGGCTGTGCGCTCGTACGTCCACGAGCACATCAGCGAGTACCTCGATGTCATGGCTCGGGAAGCCCCCGGAAGTTGGGTGCTGGAGAGTTCGGATCTACTCGCAGCGCTTCTCGAGGAACACCTGACAGACTGGATGCCAGAACAGTTTGCTCGACTTCTGGAACGTGTCAGCTCCGAAGCCGCGCTGCCGGACATCACCTCTGTCGATATGCAGACCTGGCCCTGGCTCCTGTCCGCGCGGGCTGTCACCCCCACTCCCGCCAATGTCGCAACGTACTGCGCCAAACGGGGAGCCGACGACGCACTGGCAGCCTTCCTGGTGGACGGCGAATCGACGATTGCGTGGGCAACGCCTGACGATCCGAAAGACGGCCTCACCGCTGACGAGACCACCGACCTGGCGATCAGCATCTTGAACGCTCAGCTGACGACATCGCACATGGTCCAGCTTGTCTCAACCCTCAGACCACACACTCCGCTGCCGGTGGAACGGATGGAGGGGGGCGAGGATGATCTGTACTCGATGCTTTTGACTGCAGGCCTCATCGAGGACACGGCTCAGTCCTTCGCACACTTCCTCGCGACGGGCTGGGCATCCGTATCCGAAGCCGTCAGAGCCCACCCAGGGGTTGCCAAGTTCATCAGTCCGACCCTCGTCAGCGCGCACCTTGTCGACATGCTGGCAGACGAGAACCTTCCAAGGAACGTCGGTGAGTCCGTGGTCGCCGGCATGGCTGAGTATGCCCAGTCGAACGAGGCGATCCGAGCTGTCGGACGGTACGCGTTCACCAACAAGATTCCGGTCCCCTCCGACCAGCTCGGGCGGCTCGCAGCTGCGCTTGACTTCACCGACCATGCCCTTTACCAGTTCGATCTCAACGACTCGCTACCGCCCGACGAACTCGTAAGCCTCCTGATCTCAGTTGGGGAGCCGTTCAGTAATCTTGGCACCCCAGACACAGAGTTCGCGATGCCGGCCGGGCAGTGGGCGCGCAAACTCATGATCGCCTCCGGAAGGCTGGACGTGTACGTGTGGTCAGCCGAGCTAGACAAGAGTTCGTCAAGGTTCTGCCTCTGA
- a CDS encoding ComEA family DNA-binding protein, which yields MERFSEVARARLAYISAGQPTLGGARRAARQTEQSGPGGQGEQPKEEQVAQAGQAERADAVSEADAPAAEGAAASRFRLGGALPTVTGKHLIVVALLLVAAVAVTLIALGRSAATEVPLLPSTPAATTPPPSAQAGPTPSPTPAVLRVHVAGAVASPGVVRVRDGTIVQEAIAAAGGLTADADPADLNLAAPVTDGMQIRIGTTSHPLGEVNDGATTEGAGSSATPGGPLDLNAASQAQLEDLPGVGPVMASAIIAWREEHGRFTAVEELQEIDGVGPKTYQRLAPLVTT from the coding sequence ATGGAACGCTTCTCCGAGGTCGCGCGGGCGCGGTTGGCCTACATCAGCGCGGGCCAGCCGACGCTCGGTGGCGCGCGCAGGGCAGCCCGGCAGACCGAGCAGTCCGGGCCGGGCGGGCAGGGCGAGCAACCCAAGGAGGAACAGGTCGCGCAAGCCGGGCAGGCAGAGCGCGCCGACGCCGTCTCGGAGGCTGATGCTCCCGCGGCGGAAGGGGCCGCCGCCTCACGGTTCCGGCTCGGCGGAGCCCTGCCGACGGTGACCGGCAAGCACCTGATCGTGGTCGCCCTGCTGCTGGTCGCCGCCGTGGCGGTGACGCTCATCGCGCTCGGCAGGAGCGCCGCGACCGAGGTTCCGCTGTTGCCCAGCACCCCGGCGGCAACGACGCCCCCGCCCAGCGCCCAGGCCGGTCCCACGCCGAGCCCGACGCCTGCGGTGCTGCGGGTGCACGTCGCGGGGGCCGTCGCCAGCCCGGGCGTGGTGAGGGTGCGCGACGGAACCATCGTGCAGGAGGCGATCGCCGCGGCGGGCGGACTCACGGCCGACGCGGATCCGGCCGACCTGAACCTCGCGGCACCGGTTACCGACGGGATGCAGATCAGGATCGGCACGACCAGCCATCCCCTCGGCGAGGTCAACGACGGCGCCACCACTGAAGGCGCCGGATCATCGGCGACACCGGGAGGCCCGCTCGACCTGAATGCCGCGTCGCAGGCGCAACTCGAGGATCTGCCGGGCGTCGGGCCGGTGATGGCCTCGGCGATCATCGCCTGGCGCGAAGAGCACGGCAGGTTCACGGCGGTCGAGGAACTGCAGGAGATCGACGGCGTCGGCCCGAAGACGTATCAGCGGTTGGCGCCACTGGTGACGACATGA